One genomic region from Spirosoma sp. KCTC 42546 encodes:
- a CDS encoding SusD/RagB family nutrient-binding outer membrane lipoprotein, with product MTSYKKLLRQTLVAASLSAPLFWAVGCTKNFDEINTNQTKISVIGAGEIPYLFSKAQSAATLPGGNYQVGQNLFSDQYAQYFACVATYFPSDRFVIRMDWLGGPWTAQYTQVVPQLKTILTSTDAGSAENALANIWWVYSFHRWTDYVGPIPYFKAGEPATSVAYDAQDKIYDDFFKKLAAATTILKAKTAEKPYGSFDLIYGGDVNKWIKFANTLRLRLALRISKVDPARAKTEAEAAVAGGVLTTSPDDDALVARSTKGGDNNGLAIMSDWNEFRMSAAMESVLKGYDDPRLPTYFLPAVKTNTYEGLRNGLATTQLTDPVNTADANSHVGQRWTSTGLGTAQNVMATAEAYFLMAEGALNGWSMGGTAKDFYNKGIAMSLTQWGVTSAAAISAYQTSTKTPVAPNDFLKSAPLSNIPVAWGSTEAIQREQIGTQKWLAIFPDGFEGWAEYRRTRFPKLYPVVNSDNPDIPAGGVLRRIPILLVEQQTNAVEAKKAESLIGGPDKVTTPLWWDKN from the coding sequence ATGACATCCTATAAAAAGCTATTGCGACAAACGCTCGTGGCGGCAAGCCTATCGGCTCCGTTGTTCTGGGCTGTTGGCTGCACGAAGAATTTCGACGAGATCAACACCAACCAAACCAAGATATCGGTTATTGGTGCGGGCGAAATTCCTTACTTATTCTCGAAAGCGCAATCGGCGGCAACGCTCCCCGGTGGCAACTATCAGGTTGGTCAAAACCTCTTTTCTGACCAGTACGCCCAGTATTTTGCCTGTGTGGCTACGTATTTCCCATCCGATCGGTTTGTGATTCGGATGGATTGGCTGGGTGGCCCCTGGACGGCTCAATACACACAGGTTGTGCCCCAGTTGAAAACCATCCTGACCAGCACAGACGCCGGTTCGGCGGAGAATGCGCTGGCAAACATCTGGTGGGTGTATTCGTTTCACCGCTGGACGGATTATGTTGGCCCAATCCCGTACTTCAAAGCAGGTGAACCGGCTACGTCGGTTGCCTACGATGCACAGGATAAAATCTACGATGATTTCTTCAAGAAATTAGCGGCTGCTACGACCATATTGAAAGCCAAAACGGCTGAAAAACCATATGGCTCATTCGACTTGATTTATGGTGGCGACGTGAACAAATGGATCAAGTTTGCCAACACGCTCCGGCTCCGGCTGGCGTTGCGGATCTCCAAAGTTGATCCGGCCCGTGCAAAAACCGAAGCAGAAGCAGCGGTGGCCGGTGGCGTACTAACAACCAGCCCCGACGATGATGCACTGGTAGCCCGTAGCACCAAAGGTGGCGACAACAATGGTCTGGCTATCATGTCGGACTGGAACGAGTTTCGGATGAGTGCGGCAATGGAATCAGTACTGAAAGGCTACGACGATCCACGCCTGCCTACTTATTTCCTGCCTGCGGTAAAAACCAATACCTATGAAGGCTTGCGCAACGGTCTGGCTACAACCCAGTTAACTGATCCTGTTAATACGGCTGATGCCAATTCGCACGTAGGTCAACGCTGGACATCGACTGGTCTGGGTACGGCTCAGAACGTAATGGCCACCGCCGAGGCTTATTTTCTGATGGCCGAGGGCGCATTGAATGGCTGGAGCATGGGCGGAACGGCGAAAGATTTCTATAACAAAGGCATCGCCATGTCCTTGACCCAGTGGGGTGTTACCAGCGCTGCGGCCATTAGTGCTTATCAAACCAGCACGAAAACGCCCGTGGCTCCGAACGACTTCCTGAAATCGGCACCGTTGAGCAATATTCCAGTTGCCTGGGGTAGCACCGAAGCCATTCAGCGGGAGCAAATCGGTACGCAGAAATGGCTGGCTATTTTCCCGGATGGTTTCGAAGGCTGGGCTGAATACCGCCGGACCCGCTTTCCGAAACTGTACCCCGTCGTGAACTCCGATAAC